From Sceloporus undulatus isolate JIND9_A2432 ecotype Alabama chromosome 6, SceUnd_v1.1, whole genome shotgun sequence, one genomic window encodes:
- the RBM7 gene encoding RNA-binding protein 7 isoform X2, whose amino-acid sequence MPGVQRSFSSPDNLQRQAVMNNVMWQQPQYGGRHGSPHPDPSGFASAGHQQSYPYPQSSATSMPWRSDAVSSQRKSRVSSHPYPSEGRHYNRERANDYGSEYYSRGSRDDYCHNDRNYGGWSHDYDHRRETYRDGKWNPSRH is encoded by the exons ATGCCAGGGGTGCAGCGGTCCTTCTCATCTCCAGATAATCTTCAGAGACAAGCTGTG ATGAACAACGTCATGTGGCAACAGCCACAGTATGGTGGACGGCATGGCTCTCCGCACCCAGACCCTTCTGGTTTTGCGTCGGCTGGGCACCAGCAGAGTTACCCTTACCCCCAGTCGTCAGCCACTTCCATGCCATGGCGTTCGGATGCTGTGTCGTCTCAGCGCAAGAGCCGGGTGAGCTCGCACCCATACCCGTCTGAAGGAAGGCATTACAACCGGGAACGGGCTAATGACTATGGCTCAGAGTACTATTCCCGGGGAAGCCGGGACGACTATTGCCACAATGACAGGAACTACGGAGGCTGGAGCCACGATTACGACCATCGGCGGGAGACCTACCGAGATGGCAAATGGAATCCCTCCCGCCACTGA
- the LOC121934543 gene encoding synapse differentiation-inducing gene protein 1-like: MPSSESNVPSYIGLSIFNMLCCCLPLGIAALIYSCQVDTAYSSGNVNLAAQSSHMARTLNIIGIVLGVIMLSILIVYYVVVSTK; the protein is encoded by the exons ATGCCATCTTCTGAGAGCAATGTCCCTTCCTACATTGGcctctccatcttcaacatgctCTGTTGCTGCCTTCCTCTTGGAATTGCAGCCTTGATCTACTCTTGCCAG GTGGACACCGCCTACAGTTCAGGAAACGTCAACCTGGCCGCCCAATCGTCCCACATGGCTCGCACCCTGAACATCATTGGCATCGTCCTCGGTGTGATTATGCTGAGCATCCTCATCGTGTATTACGTGGTTGTTAGTACGAAGTGA
- the RBM7 gene encoding RNA-binding protein 7 isoform X1 — translation MRVRSGSAMGAAAAEADRTLFVGNLDPKVTEELLFELFHQAGPVIKVKIPKDKEGKAKQFAFVNFKHEESVPYGMSLLNGIKLFGRPLKIQFRSGSSHASQDSGSPYPPQISPNGSLSGVQQGPASNRYERSTDNMPGVQRSFSSPDNLQRQAVMNNVMWQQPQYGGRHGSPHPDPSGFASAGHQQSYPYPQSSATSMPWRSDAVSSQRKSRVSSHPYPSEGRHYNRERANDYGSEYYSRGSRDDYCHNDRNYGGWSHDYDHRRETYRDGKWNPSRH, via the exons ATGCGCGTTCGGAGCGGAAGCGCCATGGGAGCGGCGGCGGCCGAAGCGGACCGGACCCTCTTTGTGGGGAACCTAGACCCCAAAGTCACCGAGGAGCTGCTCTTCGAGCTCTTCCACCAG GCCGGTCCAGTCATCAAAGTCAAGATCCCAAAGGACAAAGAGGGGAAAGCGAAGCAGTTTGCGTTTGTGAACTTCAAGCACGAAGAGTCGGTCCCCTATGGAATGAGCCTCCTTAACGGGATCAAGCTTTTCGGGAGGCCTCTCAAAATCCAGTTCCGATCAG GGAGCAGCCATGCATCTCAGGACAGTGGTTCGCCCTATCCCCCGCAAATCTCTCCTAATGGAAGTCTCTCTGGAGTACAGCAAGGGCCGGCAAGCAACCG GTACGAGAGGAGCACAGATAACATGCCAGGGGTGCAGCGGTCCTTCTCATCTCCAGATAATCTTCAGAGACAAGCTGTG ATGAACAACGTCATGTGGCAACAGCCACAGTATGGTGGACGGCATGGCTCTCCGCACCCAGACCCTTCTGGTTTTGCGTCGGCTGGGCACCAGCAGAGTTACCCTTACCCCCAGTCGTCAGCCACTTCCATGCCATGGCGTTCGGATGCTGTGTCGTCTCAGCGCAAGAGCCGGGTGAGCTCGCACCCATACCCGTCTGAAGGAAGGCATTACAACCGGGAACGGGCTAATGACTATGGCTCAGAGTACTATTCCCGGGGAAGCCGGGACGACTATTGCCACAATGACAGGAACTACGGAGGCTGGAGCCACGATTACGACCATCGGCGGGAGACCTACCGAGATGGCAAATGGAATCCCTCCCGCCACTGA